Proteins from a genomic interval of Corallococcus macrosporus:
- a CDS encoding glycoside hydrolase family 2 TIM barrel-domain containing protein yields MKRLFLTTCLALCGTQALAQVSGAGAPLQSPPAAQPPSAGPVDAAAPTPVPATPEQEAPRAPVTPPAPAPQAAAPSDAKRTTVTRVIHDERGFKLQVDGRDFPIHGVNWGYTPIGENYRYSLWTQPEDFIKQVLAKEMGMLRDAGFNAIRQFDDIPPVWVEYIYRNYGIYTLLNPLMGRYGHPVNGVMVANIDYSNPEHRKAILGALAQKVEVYRDVPGVLMWLLGNENNYGLHWTSFEIEALPGQEDAARAESLYTLYGEAARTVKKRDTAHPVSIANGDLQYIDLIAKHCQDLDVLGTNVYRGPTARDLFAEVKAKLNKPVFFSEFGADAYDARAGREDHVAQAEYLRTQWEQIYLEGYGQGLSGTALGGFVFQWVDGWWKHGQEANLSIHDTTATWPNGGYAADFVPGQNNMNEEWFGIAALGPPDANGISGIQPRTAYYVLQAAFRLDPYAPTTTPDVIRDFFAGIRPSALTSGYTSSVALARTEELAAVRVSNLRLLLDSSLSRGSIATVRPNQSSADHTESIFFDLALQPASGVYGRASFNVVGNVAQNRLNNLFYENRGTPSTPTAGEIPVGPGAPAREQSPLDRFALYQAEFKFDRSDFALEGYYRTGHYHWGEEGDFFNLYREANYGPNLDIYHGNAPFGVVFSGKKAIDGLKIAVGPELYWGANPSVVAKYRNNVGPVNVTLVHQEDLAQGSSSSTASVVRERIARRTALNFQYATGKLVLDVGGLLSAPQRIGETFTYTRSADPGAPSYRNSGYDVLQDKVQFLDTLGAKARLTYDMGPVRWLVQSSIRGLVADSGPEQGNIITGWSLRESGRGNHYAGQLGAALQFGSLQVSPNVLYQKPLIGPNPTIPDAYDPASGQYYAGVRPRSVLSDAFSVLDNRETLGGELLITFDPTPGTWFWSWDRDMREDAPFAAGLDIVYRHQPTSRDAGIAILADGSTIAFGSAPVARDEWETSLRLVGNPTQRLRLYGTAYVGSQQSSGEDSRQIHRFGLDGSALYDTLLLAAQLRFNDWGPYDYHRVFNLTYPVQLGGDLSYGLKKPVLGAVSTRFGLRGLVRMLNEYSEGLNDRGITEGLKGREYEVGAYAILSL; encoded by the coding sequence TTGAAAAGGCTCTTCCTGACGACGTGTCTGGCGCTCTGCGGTACCCAGGCCCTGGCCCAGGTGTCGGGTGCGGGCGCTCCGCTCCAGTCCCCGCCCGCCGCGCAGCCTCCCTCCGCGGGCCCCGTGGACGCCGCCGCGCCCACGCCCGTGCCCGCGACGCCCGAGCAGGAGGCTCCGCGGGCTCCGGTGACGCCTCCGGCTCCGGCTCCCCAGGCCGCGGCCCCCTCGGACGCGAAGCGCACGACGGTGACGCGGGTCATCCACGACGAGCGCGGCTTCAAGCTCCAGGTGGACGGCCGGGACTTCCCCATCCACGGCGTGAACTGGGGCTACACGCCCATCGGTGAGAACTACCGGTACTCGCTCTGGACGCAGCCGGAGGACTTCATCAAGCAGGTGCTGGCGAAGGAGATGGGCATGCTCCGCGACGCGGGGTTCAACGCCATCCGCCAGTTCGACGACATCCCGCCCGTCTGGGTCGAGTACATCTACCGGAACTACGGCATCTACACGCTGCTCAATCCGCTGATGGGCCGCTATGGCCACCCGGTCAACGGGGTCATGGTCGCCAACATCGACTACTCGAACCCGGAGCACCGCAAGGCCATCCTCGGCGCGCTCGCCCAGAAGGTGGAGGTCTACCGGGACGTGCCCGGCGTCCTGATGTGGCTCTTGGGCAACGAGAACAACTACGGCCTGCACTGGACGTCGTTCGAGATCGAAGCCCTGCCGGGCCAGGAGGATGCCGCCCGGGCGGAGTCGCTCTATACGCTCTACGGCGAGGCGGCCCGCACGGTGAAGAAGCGCGACACGGCCCACCCCGTGTCCATCGCCAACGGCGACCTCCAGTACATCGACCTCATCGCCAAGCACTGCCAGGACCTGGACGTGCTGGGCACGAACGTCTACCGCGGCCCCACCGCGCGCGACCTGTTCGCGGAGGTGAAGGCCAAGCTCAACAAGCCGGTGTTCTTCTCCGAGTTCGGCGCGGACGCCTACGACGCCCGCGCGGGCCGCGAGGACCACGTGGCGCAGGCGGAGTACCTGCGCACGCAGTGGGAGCAGATCTACCTGGAGGGCTACGGCCAGGGCCTGTCCGGCACCGCGCTGGGCGGCTTCGTGTTCCAGTGGGTGGACGGCTGGTGGAAGCACGGTCAGGAGGCCAACCTCTCCATCCACGACACCACGGCGACGTGGCCCAACGGCGGCTACGCGGCGGACTTCGTTCCCGGCCAGAACAACATGAACGAGGAGTGGTTCGGCATCGCGGCCCTGGGCCCGCCGGACGCCAACGGCATCAGCGGCATCCAGCCGCGCACCGCCTACTACGTCCTCCAGGCCGCGTTCCGCCTGGACCCGTACGCGCCCACCACGACCCCGGACGTCATCCGTGACTTCTTCGCGGGCATCCGTCCGTCCGCGCTCACCAGCGGCTACACGTCGTCGGTGGCGCTGGCGCGCACGGAGGAACTGGCCGCGGTGCGGGTGTCCAACCTGCGGCTGCTCCTGGACAGCTCGCTGTCGCGCGGCAGCATCGCGACGGTGCGGCCCAACCAGAGCTCCGCGGACCACACCGAATCCATCTTCTTCGACCTGGCGTTGCAGCCGGCCAGCGGCGTGTACGGCCGCGCGTCCTTCAACGTCGTGGGCAACGTGGCGCAGAACCGGCTCAACAACCTGTTCTACGAGAACCGCGGCACGCCCTCCACGCCGACCGCGGGTGAGATTCCCGTGGGCCCCGGCGCCCCGGCGCGCGAGCAGTCCCCGCTGGATCGCTTCGCGCTGTACCAGGCGGAGTTCAAGTTCGACCGCTCCGACTTCGCGCTCGAAGGCTACTACCGCACCGGCCACTACCACTGGGGCGAGGAGGGTGACTTCTTCAACCTCTACCGCGAGGCGAACTACGGGCCGAACCTGGACATCTACCACGGCAACGCGCCCTTCGGCGTGGTGTTCAGCGGCAAGAAGGCCATCGACGGGCTGAAGATCGCCGTCGGTCCGGAGCTGTACTGGGGCGCCAACCCCTCCGTGGTGGCGAAGTACCGCAACAACGTGGGCCCGGTGAACGTGACGCTGGTGCACCAGGAGGACCTGGCGCAGGGCTCGTCGTCCTCCACGGCCTCCGTGGTGCGCGAGCGCATCGCGCGCAGGACGGCGCTCAACTTCCAGTACGCCACCGGCAAGCTGGTGCTGGACGTGGGCGGCCTGCTCTCCGCGCCCCAGCGAATTGGCGAGACGTTCACGTACACGCGCTCCGCGGACCCGGGGGCGCCCAGCTACCGCAACAGCGGCTACGACGTGCTCCAGGACAAGGTGCAGTTCCTGGACACGCTGGGCGCCAAGGCGCGGCTCACCTACGACATGGGGCCGGTGCGCTGGCTGGTGCAGTCCTCCATCCGCGGGCTCGTCGCGGACAGCGGGCCGGAGCAGGGCAACATCATCACCGGCTGGAGCCTGCGCGAGAGCGGCCGCGGCAACCACTACGCGGGCCAGCTGGGCGCGGCGCTTCAGTTCGGCTCACTCCAGGTGTCGCCGAACGTCCTGTACCAGAAGCCCCTCATCGGGCCGAACCCCACCATCCCGGACGCGTACGACCCGGCCTCTGGCCAGTACTACGCGGGCGTGCGGCCGCGCAGCGTGCTGTCGGACGCGTTCAGCGTGCTGGACAACCGCGAGACGCTGGGCGGCGAGCTGCTCATCACCTTCGACCCGACGCCGGGCACCTGGTTCTGGTCGTGGGACCGCGACATGCGCGAGGACGCACCGTTCGCGGCGGGCCTGGACATCGTCTACCGCCACCAGCCCACGTCGCGCGACGCGGGCATCGCCATCCTCGCGGACGGCAGCACCATCGCCTTCGGCAGCGCGCCGGTGGCCCGCGACGAGTGGGAGACGTCCCTGCGCCTGGTGGGCAACCCCACGCAGCGCCTGCGCCTGTACGGCACGGCGTACGTGGGCAGCCAGCAGTCCTCCGGCGAGGACAGCCGGCAGATCCACCGCTTCGGCCTGGACGGCTCCGCGCTCTACGACACGCTGTTGCTGGCGGCGCAGCTGCGCTTCAACGACTGGGGTCCGTACGACTACCACCGCGTCTTCAACCTCACCTACCCGGTGCAGCTGGGCGGGGACCTGTCCTACGGGTTGAAGAAGCCGGTGCTGGGCGCGGTGTCCACGCGCTTCGGTCTGCGCGGGCTGGTTCGCATGCTGAACGAGTACTCGGAGGGCCTCAACGACCGGGGCATCACCGAGGGCCTGAAGGGTCGCGAGTACGAGGTGGGCGCGTATGCCATCCTTTCTCTCTGA
- a CDS encoding GH1 family beta-glucosidase, with amino-acid sequence MRQFPPDFLWGVATSAYQIEGATRADGRGESIWDRFAATPGKIQDKSDGSVACEHYRRWPEDIELMRWMGLKSYRFSIAWPRILPDGRGRVNAAGVDFYSRLVDSLLGAGIEPFVTLYHWDLPQVLEDQGGWPARATGDAFVEYADVISRALGDRVSRWITHNEPWCISYLGYGNGEHAPGHKDWSKMLAAAHTLMVSHGNAVKVLRANVKHAEVGITLNLTPGEPASPSPEDADATRDFDGGFNRWFLDPLYGRGYPRDTIEDHVRAGRIPSAHLDFIQPGDLETIATPTDFLGVNFYSRAVLRSNRIPEEKNAPRTVFVRPDKTDMDWEVCPASLTRLLVHLEKEYQPGPIYITENGCAYSTAPSADGRVHDVQRVEYLRGHLEACSDAIAQGVKLAGYFAWSLLDNFEWAYGYTKRFGLVWVDYATQQRIPKDSAHLYRDVVAQNGLDVEQAA; translated from the coding sequence ATGCGTCAGTTTCCTCCTGACTTCCTCTGGGGCGTGGCCACCTCCGCCTATCAGATTGAAGGCGCCACCCGCGCGGATGGCCGTGGCGAGTCCATCTGGGACCGCTTCGCCGCCACCCCGGGGAAGATCCAAGACAAGTCCGACGGCTCGGTGGCCTGTGAGCACTACCGCCGCTGGCCGGAGGACATCGAGCTGATGCGCTGGATGGGGCTGAAGTCCTACCGCTTCTCCATCGCGTGGCCGCGCATCCTCCCGGACGGGCGGGGCCGCGTGAACGCGGCGGGCGTGGACTTCTACTCGCGCCTGGTGGACTCGCTCCTGGGCGCGGGCATCGAGCCCTTCGTCACGCTCTACCACTGGGACCTGCCGCAGGTGCTGGAGGACCAGGGCGGCTGGCCCGCGCGCGCCACCGGTGACGCCTTCGTGGAGTACGCGGACGTCATCAGCCGCGCGCTGGGTGACCGCGTGAGCCGGTGGATCACCCACAACGAGCCCTGGTGCATCAGCTACCTGGGCTACGGCAACGGCGAGCACGCCCCGGGCCACAAGGACTGGTCCAAGATGCTGGCCGCGGCGCACACGCTGATGGTGTCGCACGGCAACGCGGTGAAGGTGCTGCGCGCCAACGTGAAGCACGCGGAGGTGGGCATCACGCTCAACCTCACGCCGGGCGAGCCCGCGTCGCCCAGCCCGGAAGACGCGGACGCGACGCGCGACTTCGACGGCGGCTTCAACCGCTGGTTCCTGGATCCGCTCTACGGCCGGGGCTACCCGCGGGACACGATTGAAGACCACGTGAGGGCGGGCCGCATCCCGTCCGCGCACCTGGACTTCATCCAGCCCGGCGACCTGGAAACCATTGCCACGCCCACCGACTTCCTGGGCGTGAACTTCTATTCGCGCGCCGTCCTGCGCAGCAACCGCATCCCGGAAGAGAAGAACGCGCCGCGCACGGTGTTCGTGCGCCCGGACAAGACGGACATGGACTGGGAGGTGTGCCCGGCGTCCCTCACGCGCCTGCTGGTCCACCTGGAGAAGGAGTACCAGCCGGGCCCCATCTACATCACGGAGAACGGCTGCGCGTACTCCACCGCTCCCAGCGCGGACGGCCGCGTGCACGACGTGCAGCGCGTGGAGTACCTGCGCGGGCACCTGGAGGCGTGCAGTGACGCCATCGCGCAGGGCGTGAAGCTGGCGGGTTACTTCGCGTGGTCGCTGCTGGACAACTTCGAGTGGGCCTACGGGTACACCAAGCGCTTCGGCCTGGTGTGGGTGGACTACGCCACCCAGCAGCGCATCCCGAAGGACAGCGCCCACCTCTATCGCGACGTCGTGGCCCAGAACGGCCTGGACGTGGAGCAGGCCGCTTGA
- a CDS encoding ABC transporter ATP-binding protein, with protein sequence MSAPLLEAEGLTRSYLAGGFFSRERKPILKGVSFSLQPGEIVALVGESGSGKSTLARLLARLDLPDAGQLRLAGRDVLADGSAQASLDYRGRVQMVFQDPFASLNPVHTVAYHLERPLVRHGRVPKSGLRTKVLSLLESVGLTPAEAFAKRYPHELSGGQRQRVAVARALAVEPQVIIADEPTSMLDVSTRKGVLQLLRGLTQERGIGILFITHDLASARHLADRILVLYAGTVVEAGRADEVLRQPRHPYTKLLLSAVPDGDDFLQAALPVRPTTQAPPLVGCPFSPRCPVSEPRCSTLTPPDVLPAANHLVRCHLEVPKGVTADASVSS encoded by the coding sequence ATGAGCGCGCCCCTGTTGGAGGCGGAAGGCCTCACGCGCAGCTACCTGGCGGGCGGCTTCTTCTCCCGCGAGCGCAAGCCCATCCTCAAGGGCGTGTCCTTCTCCCTCCAGCCCGGGGAGATCGTCGCGCTGGTGGGCGAGTCCGGCAGCGGCAAGAGCACGCTGGCGCGGCTGCTGGCCCGGCTGGACCTGCCGGACGCGGGGCAGCTGCGGCTCGCAGGGCGCGACGTGCTGGCGGATGGCAGCGCGCAGGCTTCGCTCGACTACCGCGGCCGCGTGCAGATGGTGTTCCAGGATCCGTTCGCGTCCCTCAACCCCGTGCACACGGTGGCCTATCACCTGGAGCGGCCGCTCGTGCGCCATGGCCGGGTGCCGAAGTCCGGCCTTCGCACGAAGGTGCTGTCGCTGCTGGAGTCCGTGGGCCTGACGCCCGCGGAGGCCTTCGCGAAGCGCTACCCGCATGAGCTGTCCGGCGGCCAGCGTCAGCGCGTGGCGGTGGCGCGCGCCCTGGCGGTGGAGCCGCAGGTCATCATCGCGGACGAGCCCACGTCGATGCTGGACGTGTCCACGCGCAAGGGCGTGCTGCAACTCTTGCGCGGCCTCACGCAGGAGCGCGGCATCGGCATCCTGTTCATCACCCACGACCTGGCGAGCGCGCGTCACCTGGCCGACCGCATCCTCGTGCTCTACGCGGGCACGGTGGTGGAGGCGGGCAGGGCGGACGAGGTGCTGCGCCAGCCGCGCCACCCGTACACGAAGCTGCTCCTGTCCGCGGTGCCGGACGGGGACGACTTCCTCCAGGCCGCGCTGCCGGTGCGTCCGACGACGCAGGCGCCGCCGCTCGTGGGCTGTCCCTTCTCCCCGCGCTGCCCGGTGTCCGAGCCGCGCTGCTCCACCCTCACTCCTCCCGACGTCCTCCCGGCCGCGAATCACCTCGTCCGCTGCCACCTTGAAGTTCCGAAAGGAGTTACCGCCGATGCGTCAGTTTCCTCCTGA
- a CDS encoding dipeptide/oligopeptide/nickel ABC transporter permease/ATP-binding protein — MRDFLRRLSRHRKAAVGGSLLVFFLLLAVVGPFFVMDPTDLVGRPHQPPSAAHWFGTTGQGQDVLAQTVVGARETLAVGFAVGMLVTLVGALVGVTSGYLGRRVDDVLSLTTNVFLVIPGMPLAIVLGAYLPSGPLRMVAVLTVAGWAWNARVFRAESLALRGRDFVSAAVVTGESHSRIVSRELLPNMASLLGSSFIGNTLYAVGAQVGLEFLGLGDVSTVTWGTNLYWAGNDAALLTRSWWIFVPTGVCIALVGFALTLLSSAIDEMTNPALRVHKPAPLPGGTAAARPHLERPVPGVLLRVQDLCIDYATEKGASRVVDSVSFDVAPGEVFGLAGESGSGKSTIGSALLGLLPPSARVTQGRILFNGMDVTALEGPALRAFRWRQVSMVFQSAMSALNPVLTLGEQFHDTLAAHGRVSRGTSYARARELLGMVGLSPDLVTAWPHQLSGGMRQRVGIALALALEPRLVIMDEPTTALDVVVQKELLQRMVELKQRLGFAMLFITHDLPLLLALSDRVGVLQGGKLVEVDTSANLRAGARHPYTQLLLSSFPHLSAKDAAPQPVQQTPELSVARPSTRIAAIPGGHR; from the coding sequence ATGCGTGACTTCCTGCGAAGGCTCTCCCGCCACCGGAAGGCGGCGGTGGGCGGCAGCCTGCTCGTGTTCTTCCTCCTGCTCGCGGTGGTGGGGCCCTTCTTCGTGATGGACCCCACGGACCTGGTGGGCCGGCCGCACCAGCCGCCCAGCGCGGCGCACTGGTTCGGCACCACGGGCCAGGGGCAGGACGTGCTCGCGCAGACGGTGGTGGGCGCGCGCGAGACGCTGGCGGTGGGCTTCGCGGTGGGCATGCTCGTCACGCTGGTGGGCGCGCTGGTGGGCGTCACCTCGGGCTACCTGGGCCGCCGCGTGGACGACGTGCTGTCGCTCACCACCAACGTGTTCCTCGTGATTCCCGGCATGCCCCTGGCCATCGTGCTGGGCGCGTACCTGCCGTCCGGTCCGCTGCGCATGGTGGCGGTGCTGACCGTGGCGGGCTGGGCGTGGAACGCGCGCGTGTTCCGCGCGGAGTCACTGGCGCTGCGCGGGCGCGACTTCGTGTCCGCGGCGGTGGTGACGGGGGAGAGTCACTCGCGCATCGTGTCGCGCGAGCTGCTGCCCAACATGGCGTCGCTGCTGGGCTCGTCCTTCATCGGGAACACGCTCTATGCCGTGGGCGCGCAGGTGGGCCTGGAGTTCCTGGGCCTGGGCGACGTCAGCACGGTGACGTGGGGCACCAACCTCTACTGGGCGGGCAACGACGCGGCGCTCCTCACGCGCTCCTGGTGGATCTTCGTCCCCACGGGCGTGTGCATCGCGCTGGTGGGCTTCGCGCTCACGCTGCTGAGCTCCGCCATCGATGAGATGACCAACCCCGCGCTGCGCGTGCACAAGCCCGCGCCGCTGCCCGGGGGGACCGCCGCCGCCCGTCCGCACCTGGAGCGGCCGGTGCCGGGCGTGCTCCTGCGCGTGCAGGACCTGTGCATCGACTACGCGACGGAGAAGGGCGCCTCGCGCGTGGTGGACTCGGTGTCGTTCGACGTGGCGCCCGGCGAGGTCTTCGGCCTGGCGGGCGAGTCCGGCAGCGGCAAGTCCACCATCGGCTCCGCGCTGCTGGGCCTCCTGCCTCCTTCCGCGCGCGTCACGCAGGGGCGCATCCTCTTCAACGGCATGGACGTCACCGCGCTGGAGGGCCCGGCCCTGCGCGCGTTCCGCTGGCGTCAGGTGTCCATGGTGTTCCAGAGCGCCATGAGCGCGCTCAACCCGGTGCTCACGCTGGGCGAGCAGTTCCACGACACGCTCGCGGCGCACGGCCGCGTGTCGCGCGGCACGTCCTACGCCCGCGCGCGGGAGCTCTTGGGCATGGTGGGCCTGTCGCCGGATTTGGTAACGGCGTGGCCGCATCAGCTCTCCGGTGGCATGCGGCAGCGCGTGGGCATCGCGCTGGCACTGGCCCTGGAGCCCCGGCTGGTCATCATGGACGAGCCCACCACGGCGCTGGACGTCGTGGTGCAGAAGGAGCTGCTCCAGCGCATGGTGGAGCTCAAGCAGCGGCTGGGCTTCGCCATGCTCTTCATCACGCATGACCTGCCGCTGCTGCTCGCGCTGTCGGACCGCGTGGGCGTGCTCCAGGGAGGCAAGCTGGTGGAGGTGGACACGTCCGCCAACCTGCGCGCCGGTGCCCGCCACCCGTACACGCAGCTCCTGCTGTCCTCGTTCCCGCACCTGTCCGCGAAGGACGCCGCGCCTCAGCCGGTGCAGCAGACGCCGGAGCTGTCCGTGGCCCGGCCGTCCACGCGCATCGCCGCCATCCCCGGAGGTCACCGATGA
- a CDS encoding ABC transporter permease: MGRYILRRLGFYLIAAWASLTLNFIIPRLAPGDPAAAMFARFEGKVAPEAMGALKAAFGFTDAPLYAQYFTYLKHLVQGDLGMSYAYFPARVTEVIGTGLMWTVGLAGVAVVISFVVGSFLGVLAAWNRGGWLDSGLAPALAFLGAFPYFWLAMLALYLFGFVLGWFPLRHAYGHDMEPGLSFAFAADVARHAVLPASSIVVATLGGWMLGMRNTMVATLGTDSIRLAHARGLPPRQVMLRYAARNALLPNVTSFGMAVGFVLSGSLLTEIVFSYPGTGYLLILAVRNQDYPLMQGLFLVITLAVLAANFAVDLLCLWLDPRTRAHA, translated from the coding sequence ATGGGCCGCTACATCCTCCGGCGACTGGGCTTCTACCTCATCGCCGCGTGGGCCTCGCTCACGCTCAACTTCATCATCCCGCGCCTCGCTCCTGGCGATCCGGCCGCGGCCATGTTCGCGCGCTTCGAGGGCAAGGTGGCCCCGGAGGCCATGGGCGCGCTGAAGGCCGCGTTCGGCTTCACGGACGCGCCGCTGTACGCCCAGTACTTCACGTACCTCAAGCACCTGGTGCAGGGCGACCTGGGCATGTCCTACGCGTACTTCCCCGCGCGGGTGACGGAAGTCATTGGCACCGGCCTGATGTGGACGGTGGGCCTGGCGGGCGTCGCGGTCGTCATCAGCTTCGTGGTGGGTTCGTTCCTGGGCGTGCTCGCCGCGTGGAACCGGGGCGGGTGGCTGGACTCGGGGCTGGCGCCGGCGCTCGCGTTCCTGGGGGCCTTCCCGTACTTCTGGCTGGCCATGCTGGCGCTGTACCTCTTCGGCTTCGTGCTGGGGTGGTTCCCGCTGCGCCACGCGTACGGGCACGACATGGAGCCGGGGCTGTCGTTCGCGTTCGCCGCGGACGTGGCCCGCCACGCGGTGCTGCCCGCGTCCTCCATCGTGGTGGCCACGCTGGGCGGGTGGATGCTGGGCATGCGCAACACGATGGTGGCCACGCTGGGCACGGACTCCATCCGGCTGGCGCACGCGCGCGGCCTGCCGCCCCGGCAGGTGATGCTGCGCTACGCGGCTCGCAACGCGCTCCTGCCCAACGTCACCAGCTTCGGCATGGCGGTGGGCTTCGTGCTGTCGGGCTCGCTGCTCACGGAGATCGTCTTCTCCTATCCGGGCACGGGCTACCTGCTCATCCTCGCCGTGCGCAACCAGGACTACCCGCTGATGCAGGGGCTCTTCCTGGTCATCACCCTGGCGGTGCTCGCGGCGAACTTCGCCGTGGACCTCCTCTGCCTCTGGCTGGACCCGAGGACCCGCGCCCATGCGTGA
- a CDS encoding ABC transporter substrate-binding protein — translation MRFARALLPLALLVACSLEPRPRPPGVLFVSVEQQSAWVRNFNPLFAGAGARWPTRAGVYECMEIFSSAQGKWVPWLATGHAWSEDQLTLRFTIRDGVLWSDGKPFSADDVVFTFGLLKQHPALDAGGVWRFLTDVKAEGAGTVAFTFSRVYLPGFSDLAHQIIVPRHVWKDVADPVTFTNPDPVATGPFTQVTLFRNQVYELGRNPHYWQPGKPAVTALRFLAFPTNDQANMALVEGEVDWAGNFVPAVDRTFVSRDPAHHARWFPLYGSTVFLYPNTTRPPLDDVRVRKALSMALDRDRLVEVAMYGYTRPADATALNDAYTGWKDPRVAKDAWTRYDLDAANRLLDEAGLTRGADGMRRLKDGQPFALDLEVVSGWSDWVRAGQVVGRDLRKLGIGVQLKTYEFGTWFTRLQKGEFQLAISWSLDGPTPYNFYKWLLSPRTVRPVGEVAAANWHRMGDAQADELLVRFERAGTPEEQHALMSQVQQRFSATAPAIPLFPNPSWGESNSSRFTGFPTEQNPYARLAPHAEPDSLLVLTQLSPRER, via the coding sequence GTGAGGTTCGCCCGCGCGCTCCTGCCGCTGGCCTTGCTGGTGGCGTGCTCCTTGGAGCCGCGCCCCCGGCCGCCGGGTGTGCTGTTCGTCTCCGTGGAGCAGCAGAGCGCGTGGGTGCGCAACTTCAACCCCCTGTTCGCGGGCGCCGGTGCGCGCTGGCCCACCCGGGCGGGCGTGTACGAGTGCATGGAGATCTTCAGTTCCGCGCAGGGCAAGTGGGTGCCGTGGCTCGCCACGGGCCACGCCTGGTCCGAGGATCAGCTCACGCTTCGCTTCACGATTCGCGACGGCGTCCTCTGGTCCGACGGCAAGCCCTTCAGCGCGGACGACGTCGTCTTCACCTTCGGCCTGCTCAAGCAGCACCCGGCGCTGGACGCGGGCGGCGTGTGGCGCTTCCTCACGGACGTGAAGGCGGAAGGGGCGGGCACCGTCGCGTTCACCTTCTCGCGCGTGTACCTGCCGGGCTTCAGCGACCTGGCGCACCAGATCATCGTGCCCCGGCACGTCTGGAAGGACGTCGCGGATCCGGTGACGTTCACCAACCCGGATCCGGTGGCCACCGGGCCGTTCACCCAGGTGACGCTGTTCCGCAACCAGGTCTACGAGCTGGGCCGGAACCCGCACTACTGGCAGCCCGGCAAGCCCGCGGTGACCGCGCTGCGCTTCCTGGCGTTCCCCACCAACGACCAGGCCAACATGGCGCTGGTGGAGGGGGAGGTGGACTGGGCGGGCAACTTCGTGCCGGCGGTGGACCGCACCTTCGTGTCGCGCGACCCCGCGCACCACGCGCGCTGGTTCCCGCTCTACGGCAGCACCGTCTTCCTCTACCCCAACACCACGCGCCCGCCGCTGGACGACGTGCGCGTGCGCAAGGCGCTGAGCATGGCGCTGGACCGCGACCGGCTGGTGGAGGTGGCCATGTATGGCTACACCCGCCCCGCGGACGCCACCGCGCTCAACGACGCGTACACCGGCTGGAAGGACCCTCGGGTCGCGAAGGACGCGTGGACCCGTTACGACCTGGACGCGGCGAACCGGCTGCTGGACGAGGCGGGCCTCACGCGCGGCGCGGACGGCATGCGGCGGCTGAAGGACGGGCAGCCCTTCGCGCTGGACCTGGAGGTCGTGAGCGGGTGGTCGGACTGGGTGCGGGCGGGGCAGGTGGTGGGCCGCGACCTGCGCAAGCTGGGCATCGGCGTCCAGCTCAAGACCTACGAGTTCGGCACCTGGTTCACGCGCCTGCAGAAGGGCGAGTTCCAGCTGGCCATCTCCTGGTCGCTGGACGGCCCCACGCCGTACAACTTCTACAAGTGGCTCCTGTCGCCGCGCACGGTGCGGCCGGTGGGCGAGGTGGCCGCGGCCAACTGGCACCGCATGGGCGACGCGCAGGCGGATGAGCTGCTCGTGCGCTTCGAGCGCGCCGGCACGCCGGAGGAGCAGCACGCGCTGATGTCCCAGGTGCAGCAGCGCTTCTCCGCCACCGCGCCCGCCATTCCACTGTTCCCCAACCCGTCCTGGGGCGAGTCCAACTCCTCGCGCTTCACGGGCTTCCCCACCGAGCAGAACCCCTACGCGCGGCTCGCGCCGCACGCGGAGCCCGACAGCCTGCTGGTGCTGACGCAGCTGTCCCCGAGGGAGCGCTGA
- a CDS encoding glycoside hydrolase family 16 protein has product MTSRSVVLALALSGLGMASCDPAAGLDNKQNEQPKPVTEQPGTGWQVVWQDEFDGPAGALPSKENWVPDVGGDGWGNGQYEYNTARAENASLDGEGHLAIVARKERYGGNDYTSARLTTKNRYSKAYGRVEARIKLPTGRGIWPAFWLLGADVDSVGWPECGEIDIMEHKGQIPSVVSSAVHGPGYSGGGNIGRQHAVSGPPLAEDFHLYAVEWEPELLRFIVDDTVFFEVTPKSLPAGRKWVYDHPHFIILNIAVGGSFVGPPDAKTVFPQTMKVDYVRVYERAAP; this is encoded by the coding sequence ATGACATCCCGCAGTGTCGTCCTCGCCCTGGCCCTCTCGGGCCTGGGGATGGCTTCGTGTGACCCGGCAGCAGGTCTGGATAACAAGCAAAACGAGCAACCCAAGCCCGTGACGGAGCAGCCGGGGACGGGCTGGCAGGTGGTCTGGCAGGACGAGTTCGACGGGCCCGCGGGGGCGCTGCCCTCGAAGGAGAACTGGGTCCCGGACGTGGGCGGGGACGGGTGGGGCAACGGCCAGTACGAGTACAACACCGCGCGCGCGGAGAACGCGTCGCTGGACGGTGAGGGCCACCTGGCCATCGTCGCGCGCAAGGAGCGCTACGGCGGCAATGACTACACGTCCGCGCGCCTGACGACGAAGAACCGCTACAGCAAGGCCTACGGCCGCGTGGAGGCGCGCATCAAGCTGCCCACGGGCCGGGGCATCTGGCCGGCGTTCTGGCTGCTGGGCGCGGACGTGGACTCCGTCGGCTGGCCGGAGTGCGGCGAGATCGACATCATGGAGCACAAGGGGCAGATCCCCTCCGTCGTCAGCAGCGCGGTGCACGGGCCGGGCTACTCCGGGGGCGGGAACATCGGCCGTCAGCACGCCGTGTCCGGGCCTCCGCTCGCCGAGGACTTCCACCTCTACGCGGTGGAGTGGGAGCCGGAGCTGTTGCGCTTCATCGTGGACGACACCGTCTTCTTCGAGGTGACGCCGAAGAGCCTGCCCGCGGGCCGCAAGTGGGTCTACGACCATCCGCACTTCATCATCCTCAACATCGCGGTGGGCGGCTCGTTCGTGGGGCCGCCGGACGCCAAGACGGTGTTCCCGCAGACGATGAAGGTGGACTACGTGCGCGTCTACGAAAGGGCCGCGCCGTGA